In Syntrophales bacterium, one DNA window encodes the following:
- a CDS encoding protein-L-isoaspartate(D-aspartate) O-methyltransferase — MNKFWKIISISALVFLVVAISPVKGTSKTEFNERIFAAMRKEMVDEQIVRRGIRNRDVIQAMMSVPRHQFVPEKRVPMAYDDTPLPIGYGQTISQPYVVAYMTEILNLDEESNVLEIGTGSGYQAAILSCIVKKVSTIEIIPELAESASLRLEKLGYKNVDVTCGDGYYGWQEHAPFDAIIVTAAAGHVPPPLLKQLKKGGRMIIPVGGRFMIQSLVLVEKDNAGEITTRNLMSVRFVPLTGKHK, encoded by the coding sequence ATGAATAAATTCTGGAAAATAATATCAATATCGGCCCTGGTTTTTCTTGTCGTAGCCATCTCACCGGTAAAAGGGACGTCTAAAACCGAATTTAATGAGAGGATATTTGCGGCTATGAGAAAAGAAATGGTAGACGAACAGATTGTCAGGAGGGGTATACGTAACAGAGACGTCATTCAGGCGATGATGTCTGTTCCGCGCCATCAGTTCGTCCCCGAAAAGAGGGTTCCCATGGCCTATGATGATACACCTCTTCCGATCGGTTACGGACAGACAATCTCTCAGCCCTATGTTGTGGCATACATGACGGAAATCCTCAATCTGGATGAAGAGAGCAATGTGCTTGAGATAGGAACAGGTTCAGGCTACCAGGCAGCGATTCTCTCCTGCATTGTAAAAAAGGTGTCTACAATTGAGATAATCCCGGAGCTTGCAGAATCGGCATCGCTCAGATTGGAAAAACTCGGGTATAAGAATGTTGATGTCACATGCGGCGATGGTTATTACGGCTGGCAGGAGCACGCGCCATTCGATGCCATAATAGTAACCGCCGCGGCCGGTCATGTTCCGCCACCTCTTTTGAAACAGCTCAAAAAAGGCGGCAGGATGATCATTCCGGTTGGCGGCCGCTTTATGATTCAGAGTCTGGTTCTCGTAGAAAAGGACAATGCCGGGGAAATAACCACCCGAAACCTGATGTCAGTACGCTTTGTACCCCTTACCGGCAAGCACAAGTAA